A region from the Rosa rugosa chromosome 6, drRosRugo1.1, whole genome shotgun sequence genome encodes:
- the LOC133716757 gene encoding uncharacterized protein LOC133716757: protein MQLKLPFIYAKIALLQSCPEALGSDLVGWLKICVQSLSQTNLGELLYLLWGAWKERNNRVWDEKSCQPWDVFLKTSTRLRDFDLHNQPSVKLNSRSRLEQWKAPAFGLYKINVGGSFNHVTRKGSCGFVVRDSTGTMIAAGGKPLFGLLSAEHAEAMACGFAFGVALEQNLVPAIVETNSLLVQQ from the exons ATGCAGTTGAAACTACCATTCATCTATGCAAAGATTGCCCTTTTACAAAGTTG CCCTGAGGCTTTGGGTAGTGACTTAGTAGGATGGTTGAAGATCTGTGTTCAGAGTTTGTCGCAGACTAATCTGGGGGAGTTGCTTTACTTGTTGTGGGGAGCTTGGAAAGAACGCAACAACAGGGTTTGGGATGAGAAAAGTTGTCAGCCTTGGGATGTGTTTCTCAAGACTTCTACAAGGTTGCGGGATTTTGATCTTCATAATCAACCTTCTGTGAAACTAAATAGCAGATCACGATTGGAGCAATGGAAAGCCCCAGCTTTTGGATTGTATAAGATTAATGTGGGTGGTAGTTTTAACCATGTCACAAGAAAGGGTAGTTGTGGTTTTGTGGTAAGGGATAGCACTGGTACAATGATTGCAGCAGGAGGGAAGCCTCTGTTTGGGTTGCTATCGGCAGAACATGCTGAAGCAATGGCTTGTGGATTTGCTTTTGGTGTTGCGTTGGAACAAAATTTGGTGCCAGCAATAGTGGAAACTAATTCTCTTCTTGTACAACAATAG
- the LOC133716758 gene encoding uncharacterized protein LOC133716758, whose product MGIRERLEVLLNTPNSSEVQNEKKDLMGRLQIFLSQEEAFWRQRSKVVWLKEGDRNTGFFHRKAANRKRKNTIPGLYNENGQWCDDDEGMEKVVTDYFTNIFSASDIALEVVETTLAAIQPCVTQSMNEQLCVVCSHEEVQNALFQMYPTKSPGPDGMPPLFFQHYWDVVGAEITEVVQGFMQSGRLITDNILVANEIAHFVHNKKEGGEGFMALKLDLSKAYDRMEWTFLRKVLDRYSFFIRGKPRGLVIPSRGLRQGDPLSPYLFLLGAEGFSALLRQKQELGLLPGIGNVIETYGRASGQLVNFDKSSVVFSKNVSSFMQEEVSNLMGVEVVASHERYLGLPTYVGRKKTSTFHYIKENLAKKLSCWQGKLLSGAGKDILIRVVAQALPSYAMSVFQLTKNFCDDLEQMCARFWWGSTNDKRKIHWKTWNALCNPREAGGLGFRSLSNFNSALLAKQAWRVLCNPNSLIARIYKARYFPTESFWTVDLHPSPSYSWRSIFFTRELLQQSVYWQIGNGVNVNIWSDSWIPNLRNGKPDINEAALAKVSRVCDIFSSPGTWNVPLVNRLFSVEEAVAVLSIPLSSRDLANRLVWKLEKNGKYSVHYKKRDLLRRYKNVANNTKSVAKAFLRRHCDG is encoded by the exons ATGGGCATTAGGGAAAGGCTGGAAGTCCTGCTCAATACACCGAACTCATCAGAGGTTCAGAATGAGAAGAAAGATCTCATGGGGCGATTGCAAATATTCCTGTCGCAGGAGGAGGCTTTCTGGAGGCAACGGTCGAAAGTTGTTTGGTTGAAGGAGGGTGACCGGAACACGGGATTCTTTCATAGAAAAGCTGCTAATCGGAAGAGAAAAAACACTATTCCGGGATTGTATAATGAGAATGGTCAGTGGTGTGATGACGATGAGGGAATGGAAAAAGTTGTTACTGACTATTTCACAAACATATTCAGTGCTTCAGACATAGCTTTGGAGGTTGTAGAAACTACATTGGCGGCTATACAGCCTTGTGTTACACAGAGTATGAATGAGCAGTTGTGCGTAGTGTGTTCTCATGAGGAGGTACAAAATGCATTATTTCAGATGTATCCCACCAAGTCCCCTGGACCGGATGGGATGCCACCCCTTTTTTTCCAACACTATTGGGACGTTGTTGGTGCAGAAATCACAGAGGTAGTTCAAGGCTTTATGCAGTCAG GGAGATTGATTACGGATAACATTCTTGTAGCCAATGAGATTGCTCATTTTGTTCACAATAAGAAAGAGGGAGGTGAGGGGTTTATGGCTCTGAAGCTTGACTTAAGTAAGGCGTATGATCGCATGGAGTGGACTTTCTTGAGGAAAGTTCTGGATAG GTACTCTTTTTTCATTCGAGGAAAACCACGTGGTCTTGTCATTCCAAGCAGAGGCTTAAGACAAGGGGATCCCTTATCCCCTTATCTTTTCTTGCTTGGAGCTGAAGGATTCTCAGCGTTACTTAGACAGAAACAAGAGTTGGGTTTGCTTCCAGGGATTGGA AATGTTATTGAAACATATGGGCGAGCATCGGGACAGCTTGTTAATTTTGATAAGAGCTCGGTTGTTTTTAGCAAAAATGTTTCGTCTTTCATGCAAGAGGAAGTGTCAAATTTGATGGGAGTGGAGGTGGTTGCCTCTCATGAGCGGTATCTAGGGTTACCCACTTATGTGGGTAGGAAGAAGACTTCAACTTTCCATTACATAAAGGAGAATCTAGCTAAGAAACTCTCTTGTTGGCAAGGGAAACTATTAAGTGGAGCAGGGAAAGATATTCTGATTCGAGTAGTGGCTCAAGCTTTGCCGAGCTATGCTATGAGTGTCTTTCAATTGACAAAGAATTTTTGTGATGATCTTGAACAGATGTGTGCTCGGTTTTGGTGGGGAAGCACTAATGATAAGAGGAAAATCCATTGGAAAACATGGAACGCTTTGTGCAATCCGAGAGAAGCAGGAGGACTGGGGTTTCGAAGTTTATCAAATTTTAACTCTGCTTTGCTTGCAAAACAAGCTTGGAGGGTGCTTTGCAATCCTAATTCTCTTATTGCTCGTATTTATAAAGCGAGGTACTTTCCAACTGAGTCCTTTTGGACAGTAGACCTACATCCTTCTCCGTCATACTCTTGGAGAAGTATATTTTTTACAAGGGAGCTACTTCAACAAAGTGTCTATTGGCAGATTGGGAATGGTGTCAATGTAAACATCTGGTCGGATTCTTGGATACCTAATTTACGAAATGGTAAGCCAGATATCAATGAAGCGGCTTTGGCAAAGGTCTCTAGGGTCTGTGATATTTTTTCGAGTCCGGGAACTTGGAATGTACCTCTTGTTAACCGACTATTTTCAGTTGAAGAAGCTGTAGCGGTTTTGAGTATTCCACTAAGCTCAAGAGATTTGGCAAACAGATTAGTTTGGAAGTTGGAAAAGAATGGTAAGTATTCTGTTCACTACAAAAAAAGAGATCTTTTGCGACGGTACAAAAACGTCGCAAATAATACAAAATCCGTCGCAAAAGcttttttgcgacggcattgcGACGGATAA
- the LOC133713941 gene encoding jasmonoyl--L-amino acid synthetase JAR6 isoform X1 has product MRVAVKMLEKIGEFNMEKVIEDFEAMTSDAERIQKETLKKILEQNRSAEYLQLLGLNGRTDLESFKRVVPLVTHTDLDPYIQRIADGDSSPVLTGKPITTISLSSGTTQGRSKFIPFNDELMENTMQIYQTSFAFRNREFPIGNGKALQFIYGSKQFQTKGGLAAGTATTNVYRCSKFKETMKAMQTPCCSPDEVIFGLEFHQSLYCHLLCGLLFSDEVQLVSSTFAHSIVQAFRTFELLWEELCADIRDGSLSSRITVPSIRAAMLKLLEPNPELADSVYRKCSGLSNWYGLIPALFPNAKYIYGVMTGSMELYLNKLRHYAADLPLLSADYGASEGWIAANVNPKVPTEMTTYVVLPNIGYFEFIPVRDGIDFKPVGLTEVKIGEEYEVVVTNFAGLYRYRLGDVVKVMGFHNSTPELKFLCRSNLLLTINIDKNTEKDLQISVEEAAKLLAAEKLEVVDFSSHVDLSTNPGHYVIFWELSGEASQEVLNECCNCLDKSFVDAGYRSSRKVNGIGPLELRILRKGTFQKVLNHYLAQGSAVNQFKTPRCVGVNNSKVLQILCGNVVRSFTSTAYDI; this is encoded by the exons ATGAGAGTTG CTGTGAAGATGTTGGAGAAGATTGGAGAGTTCAACATGGAGAAGGTCATAGAGGATTTTGAAGCAATGACAAGTGATGCGGAGAGGATCCAGAAGGAGACCCTCAAGAAGATTCTTGAACAAAACAGATCCGCGGAGTACTTGCAGCTTCTGGGACTCAATGGAAGAACTGACCTGGAGAGTTTCAAGAGGGTTGTTCCTCTTGTTACTCACACGGATTTGGACCCTTATATTCAGAGAATTGCAGATGGTGATTCCTCTCCAGTTCTCACTGGAAAACCAATCACAACAATCTCACTGAG TTCTGGTACTACTCAAGGAAGGTCAAAGTTTATACCTTTCAATGATGAACTGATGGAAAATACCATGCAGATATATCAAACCTCTTTTGCCTTCAGAAACAG GGAGTTTCCTATTGGGAATGGGAAGGCCTTACAGTTCATCTATGGAAGCAAGCAGTTCCAAACTAAAGGTGGTTTGGCAGCTGGAACTGCCACCACCAATGTTTACCGTTGTTCAAAGTTCAAGGAGACAATGAAGGCAATGCAGACCCCTTGCTGCAGCCCTGATGAAGTAATATTTGGTCTTGAGTTCCACCAATCCCTTTATTGCCATCTGTTATGTGGACTGTTATTCAGTGATGAAGTTCAGTTGGTATCCTCAACATTTGCTCACAGCATAGTCCAAGCCTTCAGAACCTTTGAGCTATTGTGGGAGGAACTATGTGCTGACATTCGAGATGGCAGTCTCAGCAGCCGGATCACAGTCCCATCAATCCGTGCAGCCATGTTGAAATTACTCGAGCCAAACCCGGAATTGGCTGATTCGGTTTACAGAAAATGTTCAGGACTGAGTAACTGGTATGGACTGATACCAGCCCTTTTTCCAAATGCCAAGTACATATATGGTGTTATGACTGGGTCAATGGAGCTTTATTTGAACAAGCTGAGGCACTATGCAGCGGACTTACCTTTGTTGAGTGCTGATTATGGTGCTTCTGAAGGTTGGATTGCAGCAAATGTCAACCCAAAGGTACCAACTGAGATGACCACTTATGTTGTGCTCCCTAATATTGGCTACTTTGAATTCATCCCTGTTAGGGATGGCATTGATTTCAAGCCAGTGGGTCTTACTGAAGTGAAAATTGGTGAAGAGTATGAGGTTGTGGTCACTAATTTTGCAG GTTTGTACCGATATAGACTAGGAGATGTAGTGAAGGTGATGGGGTTCCATAACTCGACACCTGAGCTCAAATTCCTCTGCCGTAGCAATCTTCTGCTCACCATCAACATTGACAAGAACACCGAGAAAGATTTGCAGATATCTGTTGAAGAAGCAGCCAAGCTTTTAGCTGCAGAAAAATTAGAAGTTGTTGATTTTTCAAGCCATGTAGACTTGTCCACAAACCCTGGTCACTATGTGATCTTCTGGGAACTTAGTGGTGAAGCATCCCAAGAGGTTCTCAATGAATGCTGCAACTGTTTGGACAAGTCTTTTGTGGATGCAGGCTACAGGAGCTCAAGGAAAGTCAACGGAATAGGTCCACTCGAGCTCCGAATTCTTCGGAAGGGAACTTTCCAAAAGGTTCTCAACCATTACCTTGCACAAGGATCTGCTGTTAATCAGTTCAAGACCCCAAGATGTGTAGGGGTTAACAACAGCAAGGTTTTGCAAATCCTATGTGGCAATGTAGTTAGGAGCTTCACTAGTACTGCTTATGATATATAA
- the LOC133713941 gene encoding jasmonoyl--L-amino acid synthetase JAR6 isoform X2: protein MLEKIGEFNMEKVIEDFEAMTSDAERIQKETLKKILEQNRSAEYLQLLGLNGRTDLESFKRVVPLVTHTDLDPYIQRIADGDSSPVLTGKPITTISLSSGTTQGRSKFIPFNDELMENTMQIYQTSFAFRNREFPIGNGKALQFIYGSKQFQTKGGLAAGTATTNVYRCSKFKETMKAMQTPCCSPDEVIFGLEFHQSLYCHLLCGLLFSDEVQLVSSTFAHSIVQAFRTFELLWEELCADIRDGSLSSRITVPSIRAAMLKLLEPNPELADSVYRKCSGLSNWYGLIPALFPNAKYIYGVMTGSMELYLNKLRHYAADLPLLSADYGASEGWIAANVNPKVPTEMTTYVVLPNIGYFEFIPVRDGIDFKPVGLTEVKIGEEYEVVVTNFAGLYRYRLGDVVKVMGFHNSTPELKFLCRSNLLLTINIDKNTEKDLQISVEEAAKLLAAEKLEVVDFSSHVDLSTNPGHYVIFWELSGEASQEVLNECCNCLDKSFVDAGYRSSRKVNGIGPLELRILRKGTFQKVLNHYLAQGSAVNQFKTPRCVGVNNSKVLQILCGNVVRSFTSTAYDI from the exons ATGTTGGAGAAGATTGGAGAGTTCAACATGGAGAAGGTCATAGAGGATTTTGAAGCAATGACAAGTGATGCGGAGAGGATCCAGAAGGAGACCCTCAAGAAGATTCTTGAACAAAACAGATCCGCGGAGTACTTGCAGCTTCTGGGACTCAATGGAAGAACTGACCTGGAGAGTTTCAAGAGGGTTGTTCCTCTTGTTACTCACACGGATTTGGACCCTTATATTCAGAGAATTGCAGATGGTGATTCCTCTCCAGTTCTCACTGGAAAACCAATCACAACAATCTCACTGAG TTCTGGTACTACTCAAGGAAGGTCAAAGTTTATACCTTTCAATGATGAACTGATGGAAAATACCATGCAGATATATCAAACCTCTTTTGCCTTCAGAAACAG GGAGTTTCCTATTGGGAATGGGAAGGCCTTACAGTTCATCTATGGAAGCAAGCAGTTCCAAACTAAAGGTGGTTTGGCAGCTGGAACTGCCACCACCAATGTTTACCGTTGTTCAAAGTTCAAGGAGACAATGAAGGCAATGCAGACCCCTTGCTGCAGCCCTGATGAAGTAATATTTGGTCTTGAGTTCCACCAATCCCTTTATTGCCATCTGTTATGTGGACTGTTATTCAGTGATGAAGTTCAGTTGGTATCCTCAACATTTGCTCACAGCATAGTCCAAGCCTTCAGAACCTTTGAGCTATTGTGGGAGGAACTATGTGCTGACATTCGAGATGGCAGTCTCAGCAGCCGGATCACAGTCCCATCAATCCGTGCAGCCATGTTGAAATTACTCGAGCCAAACCCGGAATTGGCTGATTCGGTTTACAGAAAATGTTCAGGACTGAGTAACTGGTATGGACTGATACCAGCCCTTTTTCCAAATGCCAAGTACATATATGGTGTTATGACTGGGTCAATGGAGCTTTATTTGAACAAGCTGAGGCACTATGCAGCGGACTTACCTTTGTTGAGTGCTGATTATGGTGCTTCTGAAGGTTGGATTGCAGCAAATGTCAACCCAAAGGTACCAACTGAGATGACCACTTATGTTGTGCTCCCTAATATTGGCTACTTTGAATTCATCCCTGTTAGGGATGGCATTGATTTCAAGCCAGTGGGTCTTACTGAAGTGAAAATTGGTGAAGAGTATGAGGTTGTGGTCACTAATTTTGCAG GTTTGTACCGATATAGACTAGGAGATGTAGTGAAGGTGATGGGGTTCCATAACTCGACACCTGAGCTCAAATTCCTCTGCCGTAGCAATCTTCTGCTCACCATCAACATTGACAAGAACACCGAGAAAGATTTGCAGATATCTGTTGAAGAAGCAGCCAAGCTTTTAGCTGCAGAAAAATTAGAAGTTGTTGATTTTTCAAGCCATGTAGACTTGTCCACAAACCCTGGTCACTATGTGATCTTCTGGGAACTTAGTGGTGAAGCATCCCAAGAGGTTCTCAATGAATGCTGCAACTGTTTGGACAAGTCTTTTGTGGATGCAGGCTACAGGAGCTCAAGGAAAGTCAACGGAATAGGTCCACTCGAGCTCCGAATTCTTCGGAAGGGAACTTTCCAAAAGGTTCTCAACCATTACCTTGCACAAGGATCTGCTGTTAATCAGTTCAAGACCCCAAGATGTGTAGGGGTTAACAACAGCAAGGTTTTGCAAATCCTATGTGGCAATGTAGTTAGGAGCTTCACTAGTACTGCTTATGATATATAA
- the LOC133716759 gene encoding uncharacterized protein LOC133716759 produces MNGVETVEGKGDHEAALAIWDCGSPLYDSYELASVSHLIERHLMAFPSLGGSSKRFIAKFSHSSSSKTTSTTSTSTTMKEAKGSNSMEENLSKILGIKKMWKRKGLFGATKEKTKKMKTTGFSGFYSRFGLWRKKECR; encoded by the exons ATGAATGGTGTG GAAACAGTGGAAGGAAAAGGAGATCATGAAGCGGCACTGGCTATATGGGACTGTGGCAGCCCCTTGTATGACTCGTATGAACTGGCATCGGTTAGTCATCTAATCGAGCGCCATCTGATGGCATTCCCATCTCTTGGAGGATCATCGAAGCGGTTCATAGCCAAGTTCTCTCATTCTTCTTCATCGAAGACGACCTCCactactagtactagtactacaATGAAGGAGGCAAAGGGGTCTAATTCAATGGAGGAAAACTTGAGCAAGATCTTGGGGATCAAGAAGATGTGGAAGAGGAAGGGTTTGTTTGGAGCAACGAAAGAAAAGACCAAGAAAATGAAGACCACTGGATTTTCTGGCTTTTACAGTAGGTTTGGTCTCTGGAGGAAGAAGGAATGCAGGTGA